TGCACATTGCATATTTAATTAGAAATTATTTTATCCGGGATTTGGCAAAGTCTAGTGGTTTTCAAAGAGTTTGGCAGAAAAAAATAGTGTGCAAAATGACGCTGCGTGTATTCATGGACGATTTTGCACGCTCTCAGATGAAGTCCGACGTCCGGAAAATGAAAGTACCGTGTTGTCTTGCATGCATCGGCATAGCCAAAGGGTGTGATTTTGCCATCAACCCATATGTCTCGTATGACTAAGTCCATAAATAAATAGATATAGTTCACACGGAAGCCTAGTTGTGTTTTATAATCCTCTTCATAGTGTTGTGTTTTATTCTTGTACGAGCCGTATGATCGCTAATGCTCATCGTACCATTTCAATCTCGATTACTCCAACAAATATGTTCTTTGTTCTCAGTACCTGAATCGCAGAGGGTGGAGAGCTCGACGGCAGCAACCAGGCGACCAAGGGTGTGTGCATGACACTAGGAGGAGGCAAACAAAGACGCCTGACGTTGTGCGGCTCAATTTTCCGCGTCAATCGGACAAGACACATGTTTTTTGAATTTCCTTCGATTCATTAAAAATGTCGTCTATTTCGTACCAATTtatacaaattttgtattaagtGGACGACATTTCTATATGAACCGAAAAAAGTATCAATTACCCCCATTCAAAATCCTGACTAGGCCACTGATACTAAGGAAAGGCATATAAGTATTCGGATTATAACTCAGCGGGAGTGACCTCTCAATCTATAAATAGTTTTTTCACGTAAGCTTTTGAAGATTTGACACCTATTTTGTTTGTACCAAGCGTCATCACAGATATCTGTACATGGGCGGTTTCCAAACTCTTTGCGGAGTAAAACAAAGGCTTCATCTTGTGTAAACAAATCATAGGTAACTAGTAGTATACTTGAACTCAGTAGTCAGTACGCGCCACAATTAAAACAGAAAGATCAAAAATCGTTTGCTCGGTCATGCAAATCTTGTATAAACAAGTGATACGTAACTAGGAGTATACTTAGGTCGGCTTGCAAATTCCTGGGCAAGACTCAAGAACCTGAACTGAGTAATCAGTACGCGCCACAATTAAAAACAGAAAGGGATCAGAAATCGTTTGCTCGGTCATGCAAATCCTGTGACGGTGATAATTAAGCGAGTGACCGGAAATAGTTGTCCGTTGCCCGTGACAGTGTCGTTGTCGCGGCCGTCCACTGAACGAGTCGACCAGATATTTCGTCCACTGATCAGGGGCCGTGCAAAGGATATCAATCGAGCAGGTACTAGATTAATTTGGACAAGATCGAGCGACCGGTTGCATTGACCGGAAGAGATCGCCAGATCGGGTCGATGGACAACTAGTCCCCATCACGGCCTGCCCTTCTCTTCCatcaatttttgtcccttgGTCGTTCAGGCTTCAGAGGCTTGGCCCTGGACAACGATCCAGTTTGCTGCATGGACAGAAGACTGACGATCGCGCCATCTCTCCTGCTAACCATAATGAGATCGCAACAAGTAGTAGTACTATTACGTTACGCTCTTGCTACCAACTGCTGAATGCTTGTCGCCGTGTTCAGATTCGTAAAGCGAAACGAAAAGGCCAGGCCGGTGAGGATGAGGACCGAGCAATTTGGGAAGCTTTGGTCAGGCATCTCCTTTGTTTGTCTCGTCGTATTTTTACTGGCCGTTTCTCGTGCGTGCTCGTTTTCGGGTCGCTTCCGGCCCGGAATGGGTCGACATAGATTCCGTTCGCGGCGGCCAGCCGGAGGAATGGCCATGGGCCATGAATGGCGTGCGTGGAGAAGCAGAGTGCCATTAAAATCGGGAAGATAATGGCAGTctggctggcaggacaggagCCTTGACTTGGAGAAGACCTCCGGAGAATCCCGTGTAGGGGGTACCCCTAATCGGATGATCCCAACGTACAATTATGGTACGGGTGGCGAGTGAAATGCACCTGGTCCGACCGAGTGAAGTAGTACTGGAATACTGGagcacatcttttttttaacatgcAGCCGTTTGGTTTCGTGCAAAATGTGCACACTGCCTGTCCCTCAAGAGGAGCAAATTACGTGTGTTTCCTTGTAACCTGTGCTCAGTGGAAACAAAAGGTTGAATTAGAAATATGTACTGCGGTGCAAGAAGGTCAAAGTCTCGGAAAACCTTTTCAATATATTTGCAGTACATGTTGCGCACGGAGACACCGTGCTCAATAGGCGCCGCAGCGAGGAGAAGCCCGTGCGAGGTACCCCCGGCGCGGGATCGAAACGGGGGGGGATGCGATAGGAACGGGACAACGAGAAAAGCACGCGCTCCGCCCTGCTTTTCAACGTGCGCCAGTGTTGTGATTTGACTTTCTCGCAGTGCCGTGTCCCGACTGCGGGCGCCGGTTTCCGGGTTGCTCTCCTGGCTAGCCTAGCCTCTGCGCTGCAGGCTGCACccttcatttttctttctctcggTTTCTTTTTCCCTCAGAATTCAATGGAGTTGAGGTTCAGGATGGTTCAGACCATGGACTTTTCCGGCTTCGTTCTGGGCTTTCTTTCACTTCGCTCGCTGAAATCAGACAGAGGCCGCCGGCCTGCCTGAGCAGGCTGGCCCGAGAACCGAGGAGGGATTAAACAAGAGAGCTGAGTCAGCTTTACGTCTCCCTCTAATCTGGGCATCTGGCAAGTGGCATTTGCATTCTGCTGTAGCTGTAACATCCAGGAGTATCACAGTGAACCCATCCAACGCACGGGGTATCTCTGGCTGGGCCTTTGGGCGTTGTCATGGGCCTTCACCTGACCAAAGCCGCGCTCGTTGTCTTGTCTAGTACGCGCTGACAAAGTGCCTGTGCTGCTGTCACGTAAAGTGGCTTTGACGTTGCGCAATCACGAGTTcagcaaagcaaaaaaaaaaccctaaaaAAATCACAAGATTTGCCAGCTCAGGGATTACGGGATGCCAGGGTGGTCACGACGAATGGACTGTACGCTGTCTATTTTAAGCACGTGTTGCTTTGATATTTTTGAGAGCAAGCAAACTTTATTTGGGCACAACGTaacaggtttttttttatacaaGCAACCTCAGGAGGACCCTGACGCAACAGGCACACATAACGGACCtgcttcctctcttttttgggGGCGCAAAAACGGCCTGCTTCCTTAACCGTTGTGTGTACTCCCTACACGGGATTCTACGGAACTACAGGCCACTTGCACCTGTAATATGTTCGGCCCGCTGTGACGATATTTAATATGGGCCTCGAACAAATAGTCCAAATTTCCAAATTCCAAAATACATACAGAGAATGCACTATGGGCATCCCCCATCCATGCCGTATTAACGTTCTGTAATTTGATCTAATCTACTCTGGAAAAATGGATCGACCATGattcaaaatcttttttttataaaatacaCCCGAGCATGTGTATCATTGCATTAAAGAAAGAGTTGCTGCGACGCATGTCGGGAGATGACCCCAGGTAGAATCATGACGACACAACTCTAACCGAAATGACCGAGGTAAGGCCGGCTAGTtatatatgccggcatcgtaaagtcaaactaacactaagccgaCATCCCAGTCGTATGCTGGCATGACTATTttatcttatgagtttgcaagATAAGGGCGAGCACCTTCATCTCGGCGAtagccgagatctctcaacggtcttatcctgaccacgcggtgcaaagtaaagcagcgccattATCATCTCAGGAAAAGCGGTCAGCGCCTACGTACCgatgccaggcgactgcagagaggaagcaccgaaagagaatctctgacggaagccggcagaggatagcggtactttTTGCAGGGTGCCAggaaaaagtaaagttgtattgtcccctacggtgccacccggagggaaccaagccgcgtgctcGGCGGGCCCAAAGAAGATGACATTAGacttggcccacatgtcagtgtgacatgtgCGGCTTATAAATAGAATcttacccctctgtagaaAGGGAGGGTGCAGTTAGACATCTAgggtttctcctcctccttcttcttcttcaagaaTACAGTTCAAGGAGCGTCATTGTAGAGCTTTTCTATCgaggctaatacaacaaagcaggagtaggagtcttaccttgGCAAGAGGGCTCCAAACCTGATTAAAtccgtgtgtgcttgtgcaacttgtgcgtgtttctcttcacgtCCTCATTCCTTCGGAtcctccatcgtccatcggccccaagttaagccatcctatgacatctgccgtgacaccaccacgacaacgCAGCTACAAACCCcaacgaggaggaggataCAAATTACTCAACCGTTGTCTCTCCACTCTCGCGGCAACCTAGCAAAGGACCGGGTCTTAAAGAGCCCGGCCCTACTCCAGTTTTCCGCCCCTCTACCAATCTCTCTCAACAACTCCGGAGGATGGACCCGGGCATGGTCAAAGACAACCCTGTTCCGATGCTTCCAAACCGACCAAAACACCAAGGTCGAGCTCGTCGAGAAGTCCACCCGTTCCTTACCAACGAGCGGGATAGAAGCCCACCAGTTGAGAAGCGTAGCGTTGCCATCGAGCATCCACTCTTCCTTGCCCCAATACGAAAGGAGCTGCCACCAAATCAGATGCGTGACCGAACAACCCAACAAAAGATGGGAGATGTGCTCTTGGACCTGATCACAAAGAGAGCATCTAGCCGGATGCTCAAGACCCCGACAAGCCAGTCTGTCTGCTGTCCAACAACGTTCCCTACAGGCAAGCTAGAGGAAAAATTTGCACCTGCTGGGTGCCTTGGAGCTCCAAACAAGGTCAAGGCCGGCAAACTCCACTCTCCCCTCAAAGAAGGCCAAGTAGGCCGACTTGGCTGAGAATTGGCCAGTGGTAATCCAATTCCAGCGGAAGGAGTCAACGCCGGACCCCAGCTCGACATTGGCGATCCTGTCCCAAAGAAGGAGAAATTGCCGGATGCCCTCCTCGCTCAAGTTGGGGTTAATCGACGCCGTCCACGAGTTGCCAAGGCAACCAGCCGCCACCGAGAAGGAAGCAACATTGCCCAGAACAAGGGCAGGAGCCAGGTCCTTCGGGCACTCACCATCTAACCATGGGTCCAACCAGAAGGTCGTGTCGCGGCCATCACCAAGGGCAACCGAGTTGGCTGCCTCAAACAGAGCCATCGAGCCTGTCGAGCCTGAAATCCCCAGACCATGCCACGGTCGCCAAGGCTCCGTTCTCTCCAGCCAACACCAGCGCGCACGCAACGCCATGTTGAGAAGACGGAGATTAGGAATGCCGAGATCCCCAACCCGCTCAGGCGCACAGACCGCCTCCCACGCAACCAGACAGTGACCTCCGCGAGCCTCTCTCCGCCCCTTCCAAAGGAAACCACGACAAATCTTGTCAATGGCGCCAATGGAACTCATGGGAATATCGAGAGAAAGCCTGGAATAGATAGGCATGGCGCAGAGCGTTGATTTGACGAGAGTAAGGCGGCCACCCCCGGATAGCATCGGCGCAGCCCAAGATTGCAACCGGCCTGCAACCTTGTCCACCAACGGCTTGAACTGGGCCGCAGAAAGCTTCCGGATACCCAAAGGTAAGCCCAGGTATGTGCACGGGAACGGAGCGATCGGGCATTGGAGTTCACTGGCCACTAAAAGCCGCCGGGCCTCCGAGCAACGAATGAGGTGGGCTGCACTCTTCGCAAGGTTCGCCCTGAGGCCCGATGCGAGATCGAAATCAGCAAGGAGGGCGGAACAGGATCGGAGCTCCTAGGTGTGAGGTCGCAGGAAGACCACCACATTGTCAGTGAAGATTGAAGTACGACGCCGCAGGCCACAGTCTGCAAGGATGCCAAACTCCAAGGCACGGATCAACAACTTGTTCAACACATCCATCGCCAACACGAACAACATGGGAGAGAGTGGGTCTCCCTACCGAATGCCACAGCGATGGACAATTTCCTCCCCGAGGACTCCATTCATGAGAACCCTGGTAGAAGCCGTCCGGAGGAGACCGCAGATCCATGACAAGCAACGAGAACCAAAGCCCATCCAGGAGAGGACATCCAGAAGGAAGGACCAGTGGATGGAGTCGAACGCCTTCGTGATATCTAGCTTCAAAAGAACCGAAGCTCTCCACGCCACATGAAGAAACTTCGCGGAACCCTGGTCGAGAGTGAAGTTATCATGAAGGCAACGGCCACGGATGAAGGCGCTTTGATGAGTTCCAATCAACTCTAGGGGCTCATCGGCACGCCAACACCTTAGCCATGAGTTTAGCGAAACTATGGATAAGGCTAATGGGACGAAAGTCCTTTAGCTCCCTCGTGTCAGGCCTCTTTGGCAACAAGGAAATGAAAGCCCGATTGACCTCGACGAGCCCACGAGAATCCTGCCGAGACAACGAATGGAAGCAATCCATGATATCCACCTTGATCACCGGCCAACAGGCGGCATAGAATCTGCTGGTGAAGCCGTTCGGCCCCGGGCACTTGTCCATGGGCAGCTCCCGGACAACATTccacacctcctcctccgagaacTCCCCCTCAAGCCCAGATAGATCATGTCTTTCCACCCCGAGAAACTCAAGGTCGAGAGCAAAGGGCTGGTCAACAGCGCTTAGGAGGTTGGAGAAGAACTCGTCAGCCACAGCCGACATGGGGTCATGCTCAGTGATCAGGGCTCCGTCCGCCATGAGTTGGGAAACGAAGTTCTTACGCCGTCGATGACTCGCGTGAAGGTGAAAGAACCTAGTATTCGCATTCCTCTCCTTCAACAACAGGAGTCTAGAGCGTTGCCGGGCGATGGATCGCTCCAACGAGGAGAGACCGAGGGACTTCAACTTTAGCTTGGCGCGAAGAGCACGTTCATCCGGGGAGAGAGCGTGGGATTCCATGGCCACATCCAGTCTCAAAATCACCTCCGAGGCAACAAGCAGCTGGATCTTAATGTCTCCGATGAGTTTGTCACTCCAGCTGCGCAACCGCTTCACACATAACCGCAACTTTGCGGCCACACGTCTGAAGGGGTTAGCGATCAACGGCAACGCATTCCAAGCATTGGACACCACCTCAAGGAAACCCGGGGCCTTCACCCAATGTACCTCGAAGTGGAATCGGCAGCCAAAACGAATGTTAGCATCAAGCTCAAGAAGGAGCGGTGCATGGTCCGAAGTGGTCGTAGAGATGGCTGAAAGGAACGTGATTCAAAATCTTACTGGTTAAAATAATGCCTGCACATCAGAGTAGAGATCGgcttcctcaaaaaaaaggggaaaaaataAGCTGCAATCCGTCCTTCTCCAAAGGAATTAATAGGCATGCATTTTAGGGATCAGCGAGCAGGAACACGATAATGGATACATAAAAGAGCTACTACACACACGGGGGGAAACAGCAGTACGTAATTCTGCTTGGATCAATATCGTAGCACCACCACGGATACTGGATACAATATAGAGTGCTTAGTTATCCCTCCCCGCTCCGTTGATGTTGGACCATTGGCGATCGACCGATGGAGAGGCAGAGACGACGACAATTAATACGAAGAACGATGGGGACAGACGGCGATTTAAACTCAGTTCATGTTGCGCGCGCAGCGGGTGATGGCGGAGCAGCCGCGCTGGTAAGGGTTGGCCTGCTTCATGTTGGCGCAGTTGGTGTAGTAGGACTGCCCGCGCTTGTTGCAGGGCACCTGGTCGGCCTTGAGCGCCCCGTAGCTGATGTACCGCGCCGTCGGCTTCCTGGCCAGCGACCGCCGCAGGGCTtccccggccccggcgccaccgccggtccccagctcctcgtcctcgtccacgCCGCACTCCCCGACGGCCCCGTcgcacgccggcgccgcgcgcggctgctgcagcagcaccatggagtcgaggtcgccgcccatggcgccgcccgccgaggccggcgccgggagGTACGCCATCGCCGCGACCGCGGCCACCAGCAGCGCCAGCAACGCGGTGGTGACGCCCAGGCGCGCCATTGGGGATCGAGCGAgcttcttgttttgttttcggGGGATACGAGGTTAATTCGGACGGTGGTCTCTGCTGGTTGATTTCTTTGCGGTTTGTGTCGATGGATGGCTCTGGGGAGATTGTGGGTAGAGGTTAGCTAGGGGGTCTCGCCCTGCCTTCTTCTGGGCTTTGAAGGGAGGGGCCGGGGGAGATGAAGAGGGGGAGCAAGCGGGGCGAGGGGGATttggagaaggagaggaagaagggcgtCCGCACGGTGCCTCTGCCGGTGCCGCCGCGCGTtgcggcctcggcctcgctgCCTGGCCCGAATGCCCGATCGACTGTCGTTGGAACCCATCCCTCGTGAGAAATGCATGCAGATGCCGGCCTATTTCTGGGTGTGCCAACCAAGAACCAACTGAGCAAGCTCTCATCATGCAACCGTCAAGTTGAAGATCTTCAGATGCATGATTTCGTAGAGTATTGTTTAGAGTTGGTTATCGCTTTCACAAATGTCAGTCATTCCATCTGCAGGTACCTTCTTCATAgaaaattctaatttttgctgtttaatttcagtcgaTTTCAAGTGCAAATTTTGGGCATTTGGCTGAAATGCAAATCAAAACCCTCAAATCCACTGAATTTTAGTGGACTCGGTGTTGGCCGAAGTGTTTCCGAAACTGAAACTGAAACGATTACTTTAGACTAATTCCGAAAATAGACCACATCCAAAACTTTGATCCTATTAATTTGACCAATGGGCCGGGGCCAGGGCCACGCCCAATGGTGCTGAGGACAAGCATAAATGTCGGGGTAGTCGGCACCACTAGTCCAAGAAAATGTGGCCAACACGTGTTAGCTCGGGTGTGACATCACCCCAATGCCTCGGACATGCTACAAGTTTTTGAAAGTTACCCGATTTCAATAATTTGGTCTTAAAATGGGTCAAAATCATCAAAAACTACTACTACTGTATCACTCTGACCCTAACGTGCACAATGGAATCAAATATGTGCCCAAAATTATTCACACAGGCCTCCAAATTTGTAACCGAGGTTTAAGGATTCAAGCAAGTGTCATGAAAGTTGTTCGGGCAGATTTCAAAATGTTGTTGTGATCTTAGAAGTTTTCAAAAGCATTTCATCCTTTTTTGAAATATTAATCTCGGTTTAATGGAAATTCAAATGTCAGGGATGGCCAGGTTCCAACTACATATATGTATGGGAATCAAACCTTGGAGATTGGACCCACGTTCAAACTATGTTGGAAATCGAGCGGCAGGGAGGGAAAGCTATGTTCCATGTTTCAATTATATACATGTATAGAAATCGAATGTCATGTAGCGGACCTCGTTCCTACTACTTATGTATCGAAATTGAGCGGAGAGCATCCCTGATCCAAGTTTCAACCGCAAATAGGGAGAGAGCACCCGGTTTCCAACCTCATCTATATATGGAAATCGAACGGCGAATAGAAGGTtaggttttgctatttctaaatTGTTAAAGTAGTTATTTATAAGTTGACCAAGTTGCAAAAAATCTAATAATCTAACGTGCAACTTGTAACTACTGTTAACCCACGCGTTATGTAATGTGGATAGTTGTTGGCAAATGCTTGAAGCCTTGAACTtggtactcccttcgtttcatATTCATATTAACCGGCAcggatttagtacaagtttTGTTTCACACGAAAGtacaatatttttgttgtaattttgtgtgtgtgacaTTTTGTTGGAAGTTGTGGAAGACAAGTGCTTTCAATTTGCAGCATGGAATAATTAATCCCTAGGTAACTTATAGTGTAGTACTTATCTTGGAGTAAATGTTTACTAAATAGCTAAGAAACTTTGGCAAGAATTAACTAAGATTTATTACATGAACAATTCGACATATATAACGGTCGGCAGCACATTAATACAGATACCAGCAAAATAACTCCTAATAAATTTCTGGCTTAATTGAGAATTACATGCTACCTCTGTATGAAAGAAGATACAATACCAATACTTTCTAGAAATGATATAGATTGACGATCTAAACAAAGACACACAACAACGTTATTTTTGTCCGAGCGAATCCTAAATTTTAAAGACACATCAATCGAAATTTCTAAGAacgaagcaaaaaaaaacaccatgCAAGATGCAACCCGATTGACCGGTTCACACAAGAAGCActgcggcggcaccggcgagGCACATTAAGACACTGCTGCTTAAGGCCGACgcggacgacggcgacggtggcggcgccgtagCGTTCTTCCCCGGCGCCACAGCCACCCCGGGagacggcgaggacgaagtGTTCACCGCAGCCGGCGGAGCCGGTGCTGGGGCGGGCGGAGGCGACGAAggcttcgccggcgccgggggagacgacggcggcgactgTGTTGAGTTCGGCGACGGAGGCGACGCcttggccggcgccggaggggaCGACGACTTGGGCGGCGGGGTGGTTTTGGCGCCGGCGCggacggcgaggacgacgacgatgaggcgCTCCCCGGCCCAGCAGCGGTCTGCGTGGCCGCTGATGAAGAAGTAGGGCCCGGAGCTGGAGAGGACGAAGGCGgagtcgccgccgtcgagccgCAGGAACGGCTCGCTCGTGTTGCACGACTCGTAGTGGCTCTTGCTCACCACCAGCACCGAGTCCTCGTGCCCCTTGTACCTAAACACTGCACGGCGGCACAACACACCAAACACAAATCCACGGCAAAACGTAAGTAAATTCGACCAAAATCACACACAAACACCGTGGATCATGGATGCATGGATTGGATGGAGTTCGTAATCGTACCGACGCGGTCGTTGACCTGGAAGCGGTTGCGCTCGGCCCAGTGGTTGAAGGGCTCGGCGGGGTTCGtccgccacccgccgccgtcgcccacATAGAAGTCCCGGCCGGCCCAGCAGCCCGTCGCCGCGAGCATGAGAGCCACAACGACTAGCTGAGCAACGGCCATCTTGCCGCCGGCCATGTTCAGATGCAGATCGACTACTCAACGCCGACGTCGATCTAGTACTACTCGATCGCCTAGTGTTTTAGGAGTAGTGTGTCTCTACGTACTATAGCTGTTTTGTTTGTACAGAAGCCATTGCGGAGCGTGTATGTGTATATATGGTGGCGAGGAATAGGTTGCCGTTGGGTAGGTAATTAATTTTCCAATGGAGGGATTAGCTGTGCCATGCAGCCGTTACTGGCTTGGAATAACTTTTCTCCTGCCTTTGTGCATGGTGGactgggaaaaaaaaacgttgTGGTTATCCTGCGGGCGGTCCAAGCGCGACACGCGGCGGGTTTAATGCGTTCCAATGCGAGTATGCGATGACcaagattgttttttttttttgaggacacCGAAATTGGACAGTTTTAATGGGCTGGAGCCTGATTCATAGCCCAAAAAAGATTAAACTGAGTCTCctttgttttagttttttttttgagggcatccttttttttagttgGGCCGCACTAACCCTGAATGCAGCCGCATTTgctgagagagagaaatgTACCTGAGGCCCGTTACAAC
The Brachypodium distachyon strain Bd21 chromosome 2, Brachypodium_distachyon_v3.0, whole genome shotgun sequence genome window above contains:
- the LOC100832228 gene encoding rapid alkalinization factor produces the protein MARLGVTTALLALLVAAVAAMAYLPAPASAGGAMGGDLDSMVLLQQPRAAPACDGAVGECGVDEDEELGTGGGAGAGEALRRSLARKPTARYISYGALKADQVPCNKRGQSYYTNCANMKQANPYQRGCSAITRCARNMN
- the LOC100842219 gene encoding early nodulin-like protein 2, producing MAGGKMAVAQLVVVALMLAATGCWAGRDFYVGDGGGWRTNPAEPFNHWAERNRFQVNDRVVFRYKGHEDSVLVVSKSHYESCNTSEPFLRLDGGDSAFVLSSSGPYFFISGHADRCWAGERLIVVVLAVRAGAKTTPPPKSSSPPAPAKASPPSPNSTQSPPSSPPAPAKPSSPPPAPAPAPPAAVNTSSSPSPGVAVAPGKNATAPPPSPSSASALSSSVLMCLAGAAAVLLV